In the Candidatus Polarisedimenticolia bacterium genome, TTGCGACCTTCGGATTCGTAGTCCGACGCTCTATCCAGCTGAGCTATGGGCGCACATCCCCGACACACGGCGCGTGCAGGGGCGGAAGTCTACCACACGCTCAGGCGCGGGCGCGCCAGGCCCGCCAGTGGGCCTGGCCGGACTCCGGCAGGGTGTAGATGGGGTCGTAGTACTCGTAGCGCCTGGTGAGCGCCTCGGGGTCGTCGTGCTCGATGCCGGTGCGGTAGTTCTTGGTCCAGTAGGAGATCCCCTTGTCGCGGTCGTACTCCTTGACCTGGTTGATCCAGCGCTTGCCGACGAACGGCACGTCGCAGACCACGCGCGGGGTGGCGAAGCCGGGGAGGTAGCCCATGAGGTCGTGCTGCAGGTTCTGGGCCTCGTGCACCGCGAGGCGCCAGTGCTCGGCGTTCGGGATCATGTCGCACATGTAGAAGTAGTACGGCATGATGCGGGCGTGATCGAGGAGGGTGAAGCACAGCTCCAGGAGCGCCTCGGTGCTGTTGTTCACGCCACGCAGCAGCACCCCCTGGTTGCGCACGTCGCGGAAGCCCATGTCCAGGATGAGGCGCACCGCCTTCGCGACCAGGGGAGTGAGCGACTGCGCGTGGTTCACGTGCGTGTGCACGGCGATGTCGACGTCGCGCTCGCGGGCCTTCTTCGCCAGCCTCTCGAGGCCCTTCAGGACGTCGTCCTGCAGGAAGTGTTGCGGCAGTCCCATCAGTCCCTTGGTCGCCAGGCGGATGTCACGGATGTTCGGGATGTCCATGAGCTGTGACACGAACTGCTCCAGGGCCCCGATCGGCAGGTTCGCTACGTCCCCCCCCGAGACCACCACGTCGCGCACCTGCGGTGTCCTGCGGAGGTAGCCCAGGATCTGCTCGTAGCGCGATTTCTGCGGGATCTCGAACCGGTGCTTCTCGACTTGAGGAACGTCGTTGCCCACCAGGTCCATGCGCGTGCAGTGGCCGCAGTACTGCGGGCAGGTGGACAGGAGCTCCGCCAGGACCTTGGTGGGGTAGCGGTGCGTCAGGCCTTCCACCGCCCACATGTCGGCCTCGTGCAGGCTGTCGCGCTGCGCCTTCGGATGGCTGGGCCACTCGGTGTCGCGGTCGTCGAAGGCCGGCAGCATGTAGCGCCGGATCGGATCGTTCCACAGGTCGTCCAGGCCCATGGTATTGATCATCTGCGGCGGAAGAAGGAGCGACATGGTGGCGCGGTCCCTCTGGTCGCGCTCGATGCCCGCCGCCAGCGAATCCGGAAGCCAGTGGCCCAGGGCCTCCTTCAACTCTTTGAGATTCTTGATGGTCCTTTTGCGCTGCCAGAGGGCGCTCTCCCAGTCCGCCCGCGTGGCGTCCTTGAACCCCGGTATCCGCCGCCAGTCGGGCTCGACGAACTCGCGCTTGAGAGGGTAGGGGAACGGTTGATCGGTGGCGAGAACGTGCCTCGCCGTCGGGGTCGCCTGCGTTCTGGAGTCAGTCATGGGCGCGATCCTGCCGTTCCGAATAGTGCAACGCCGTTTCCCTGGGCCCGTCTATTGTCGCAGGAACCGGGGGGGCGCGCAAGGCGGAAGTGCGGGCCGGGACGTCGACGAGTGATTCAATTCATCGCCTGTATAATGACCCGCCTGCCGGACGCCGGCGGCACTCGACGTGTCCCCTGGAGGGCCTTCCGGTTCCCCTGCTGCAATTCTCCCGCCTGCGCAAGGCCTACGCCACGACGGTCGCGGTCGACGACGTCACGTTCGAGGTGCGCCCGGGCGAGGTCTTCGGCCTGCTCGGGCCCAACGGGGCCGGCAAGACGACCCTGCTCCGCATGCTCATCGACATCATGGCCCCCGATTCCGGGGAGATCCTGTTCGAGGGCCGGCCTCTCGGGCCTCAGGAGCGCGAGCGCATCGGCTACCTCCCGGAGGAGCGCGGCCTGTACCGCAAGGAGAGGGTGGTCGACATCCTGATCTACTTCGGGATGCTGAAGGGGCTCGCCCGACGCGTGGCGCGCGAGCGGGCGATGCGGTGGCTCGATCGCGTCGGCCTTCAAGACGCGGCCGGGCGGCGCGCCGACACCCTGTCGAAGGGGATGCAGCAGAAGGTGCAGATCACGGGAACGCTCCTGCACGAGCCGCAGATCCTGGTGATGGACGAGCCGTTCTCCGGGCTCGATCCCCTGAACACCGTGCTGGTGAAGGACATCCTGCGCGAGCGCCGGGACGCCGGCGCCCTGGTGATCCTGTCCACCCACCAGATGCCGATGGTCGAAGAGCTGTGCGATCGCGTGGCGATGATCGACCGCGGCCGCCTCGTGCTGTACGGCGACCTGGAGGAGATCCGGCGGAGCCACGGCGGCTCCGCGGTCCTGGTCGGGACGGACGCCGACCTCAGCGGCCTGCCGCCGGTGGCGGGGGTCGAGCGGCAGGGAGGGCTGCGCAAGGTCCGGCTTCGGGCCGGGGCCCGGCCGCGCGACCTGATGGCGATCATCGAGGAGAGGCGGATCCCGATCGATCACTTCGAGGTGGCCCGCATGTCGGTCGAGGAGATCTTCGTGAGCACGGTCAGGGCCCGCGCCGCGGATCCCGCTCCGCCGCCGGTCGTCGTGCCGGCCGCGGCCGGAGGGGGAGCGTGAGCAAGGTCCGGGTCGTCATCGCCCGCGAGTTCCTGTCGACCGTCAGGCGCCGCTCGTATCTCATCGTCACCCTGGGGATGCCGTTCTTCCTCGGCTCCTACGTGGCGCTGGTCGGTTTCCTGCCGACCTACTTCATGAGCCAGTCCGGCCACGCGCAGAAACCGGTCGGCGTGGTCGATCTCGCGGGACTGCTCCGCCTCGACGAGGCGCGGGCTGTCGGCACGGAGGAGTCCGGCGCCGACAAGGCGGCCCGGGTCATCGCCGATCGCCTCGGCCCGGCGAGCGCCCAGGGGCGCGGCGTCGCCGCCCTCCTGGAGGAGCTCGACTCGCCGGTCGATTTCCAGCCCGTCGCGACGAAGGAGGAGGCGCTCCGCCGCCTGCAGGACGGAACCCTCCAGCGCGTCTACCTGCTGCCGGCGGACTATCTGGGGACCGGGGCGATCGAGACCTACCAGGCGGACGCCCAGATCTTCGGTCTGGGGAAGGCGAAGATCGAGCGCGTGTTCGCGCGCGTCCTCAGGCGATCGCTGTCGGCCGGCCGGCTTCCCGACGCGTTCCGCGCCCGGCTCGACCGGCCGATCGACGACGACGCGTCCACCTCGTTCCTCGTGAAGCCGGACGGCGGCGTCGAGCCGCTGCAGGACGAGGCGCGCGTGGCGCGCATGGCGGTCCCCGGGGTGTTCGCCCTCCTCCTGGTCATGTCGCTCATGACCAGCGCCAGCTACCTGCTGCAGGGGGTCGTGGAGGAGAAGGAGAACCGCGTCATCGAGATCATCCTGTCGTCGGTCCCGCCCCGGGAGCTCCTGTTCGGCAAGCTCCTGGGCCTGGGCGCCGCCGGGCTCCTGCAGCTCTTCGTCTGGGTTTCGGTCGCCAGCTTCGCCACGAGCCTGCTGGCGGCGGCCGCCATGGCGATCCTGGACTGGAAGCTGTTCCTGTTCTGCTTCCTGTTCTTCGTCGGCGGATTTCTGATGATGGGAAGCCTCATGACGGGGACCGGCGCCCTGGGAACGAACGCGCGCGAGACCCAGCAGTACTCGGCCATCTGGACGCTGTGCCTGGTGCTGCCGCCCGCCATGACCTGGATGCTGATCCTGGACGAGCCGAACACCTGGCTGGCCCGCGCCCTCTCCTGGTTCCCGCTCACCGGGCCGATCACCATGATGATCCGGCTCGGCACCGGCAAGGTCCGCGCCTGGGACGCCCTCGTCGCTCTCGGCTGCCTCGCGGCCGGCGTCTACCTGGCGATCCGCGCCGCGGCCGCCCTCTTCCGCCTGGGGCTGCTCATGTACGGGAAGCGCCCGACCCTGTCCGAGATCGCCCGCCAGCTCCGCCGGGCCTGAGTGCGCATGCCGCTTCAGTCGGTGGGCGCCCCCGCCCGGCCGGCGCGGGTCGGGGCGGCGCCGAACTCATAACCGAAGCCGAACTGTGCGAGGTTCTCGGTGTAGTCGGTGACGTCGTTCGGGTCCGAGGTCCCTCCCGTGGCGGCGGGGAAGCGCGAGCGGTTGGTGTCGTGCTCCGCCTGAGCGGCGAGAAACCACCTCTTCTTCAGATCGGCGCGAAACGACAGTGTCGTATAGTGCCGCGTGTCCTCGCGGCCGAAATGAAAGGCGTCGAAGGAGTTGGTCGTGCTGTAGTCGCGCCGCTCGTACTCATGGTCGATCGCAAGGGATTGCCTTCTTCCCTTCACCCCCCAGCGCAGGCGCAGGTCGGCTTCGACGATGTGGCGCCGGCTGGAGATGTCGCTCTCGATGAACGATGGCGTGTCCGAGAGGTCGCCCTCGGCGTGCAGGTCCTCCCGTCGATATGAGGCCCTGAATCGCAGACGCCCGTCGCGTCGCGGCGTCAGGGCG is a window encoding:
- a CDS encoding ABC transporter permease — encoded protein: MSKVRVVIAREFLSTVRRRSYLIVTLGMPFFLGSYVALVGFLPTYFMSQSGHAQKPVGVVDLAGLLRLDEARAVGTEESGADKAARVIADRLGPASAQGRGVAALLEELDSPVDFQPVATKEEALRRLQDGTLQRVYLLPADYLGTGAIETYQADAQIFGLGKAKIERVFARVLRRSLSAGRLPDAFRARLDRPIDDDASTSFLVKPDGGVEPLQDEARVARMAVPGVFALLLVMSLMTSASYLLQGVVEEKENRVIEIILSSVPPRELLFGKLLGLGAAGLLQLFVWVSVASFATSLLAAAAMAILDWKLFLFCFLFFVGGFLMMGSLMTGTGALGTNARETQQYSAIWTLCLVLPPAMTWMLILDEPNTWLARALSWFPLTGPITMMIRLGTGKVRAWDALVALGCLAAGVYLAIRAAAALFRLGLLMYGKRPTLSEIARQLRRA
- a CDS encoding lysine 2,3-aminomutase, translated to MTDSRTQATPTARHVLATDQPFPYPLKREFVEPDWRRIPGFKDATRADWESALWQRKRTIKNLKELKEALGHWLPDSLAAGIERDQRDRATMSLLLPPQMINTMGLDDLWNDPIRRYMLPAFDDRDTEWPSHPKAQRDSLHEADMWAVEGLTHRYPTKVLAELLSTCPQYCGHCTRMDLVGNDVPQVEKHRFEIPQKSRYEQILGYLRRTPQVRDVVVSGGDVANLPIGALEQFVSQLMDIPNIRDIRLATKGLMGLPQHFLQDDVLKGLERLAKKARERDVDIAVHTHVNHAQSLTPLVAKAVRLILDMGFRDVRNQGVLLRGVNNSTEALLELCFTLLDHARIMPYYFYMCDMIPNAEHWRLAVHEAQNLQHDLMGYLPGFATPRVVCDVPFVGKRWINQVKEYDRDKGISYWTKNYRTGIEHDDPEALTRRYEYYDPIYTLPESGQAHWRAWRARA
- a CDS encoding ATP-binding cassette domain-containing protein, which translates into the protein MRAGTSTSDSIHRLYNDPPAGRRRHSTCPLEGLPVPLLQFSRLRKAYATTVAVDDVTFEVRPGEVFGLLGPNGAGKTTLLRMLIDIMAPDSGEILFEGRPLGPQERERIGYLPEERGLYRKERVVDILIYFGMLKGLARRVARERAMRWLDRVGLQDAAGRRADTLSKGMQQKVQITGTLLHEPQILVMDEPFSGLDPLNTVLVKDILRERRDAGALVILSTHQMPMVEELCDRVAMIDRGRLVLYGDLEEIRRSHGGSAVLVGTDADLSGLPPVAGVERQGGLRKVRLRAGARPRDLMAIIEERRIPIDHFEVARMSVEEIFVSTVRARAADPAPPPVVVPAAAGGGA